In Methylotenera sp. L2L1, the following proteins share a genomic window:
- the icd gene encoding NADP-dependent isocitrate dehydrogenase yields the protein MTSKIIKPSAGEKISVNADNTLNVPNHPIIPFIEGDGIGVDITPPMIKVVDAAVNKAYAGTRKISWMEVFAGEKAVNVYGKDKEGKDTWLPSETMQAVRDYVISIKGPLTTPVGGGIRSLNVSLRQELDLYVCLRPVQYFTGVPSPVKHPEKTDMVIFRENTEDIYAGIEWAAGTDEVEKVINFLSDMGMRKKIRFPESSAIGIKPVSVEGSQRLVRKAIQYAIDNNRKSVTIAHKGNIMKFTEGGFRDWGYEVAKQEFGAVEIDGGPWCKLPNGIIIKDCIADAFLQEILLHPQDYDVVATLNLNGDYMSDALAAQVGGIGIAPGANLSDTVAMFEATHGTAPKIAGKNIANPSSLILSAEMMLRHIGWTEAADLVLKGVANAIISKRVTSDFSSQMEGATQVGTAEFGDEIIANMQ from the coding sequence ATGACTTCGAAAATTATCAAACCTAGTGCTGGCGAAAAAATATCTGTTAACGCAGACAATACGCTAAACGTACCTAACCATCCTATTATCCCATTTATTGAGGGTGATGGCATAGGTGTTGATATTACCCCGCCCATGATTAAAGTTGTAGACGCCGCAGTGAATAAAGCTTATGCGGGCACACGCAAGATTTCATGGATGGAAGTATTCGCCGGTGAAAAAGCTGTCAACGTGTATGGCAAAGACAAAGAGGGTAAAGACACATGGCTCCCAAGCGAAACCATGCAAGCGGTACGCGATTATGTCATCTCAATCAAAGGCCCATTAACCACACCAGTAGGCGGCGGCATTCGCTCATTGAACGTATCACTACGCCAAGAACTTGACCTTTATGTTTGCTTACGTCCAGTGCAATACTTCACTGGCGTGCCTAGCCCTGTAAAACACCCTGAAAAAACCGACATGGTGATTTTCCGCGAAAACACAGAAGACATCTATGCAGGCATCGAATGGGCAGCTGGTACAGACGAAGTAGAAAAAGTTATCAACTTCTTAAGCGACATGGGCATGCGCAAAAAAATACGCTTCCCTGAATCATCTGCGATTGGTATTAAACCAGTTTCAGTCGAAGGCAGCCAACGCTTAGTGCGCAAAGCGATTCAATATGCCATTGATAACAATCGCAAGTCAGTAACCATTGCCCACAAAGGCAACATCATGAAATTTACTGAAGGTGGCTTTAGAGACTGGGGTTATGAAGTTGCGAAACAAGAGTTTGGCGCTGTTGAAATTGATGGCGGTCCATGGTGCAAATTGCCAAATGGCATCATCATCAAAGACTGCATTGCGGATGCATTCTTACAAGAAATTTTATTGCACCCGCAAGATTACGATGTGGTTGCCACGCTTAACCTGAACGGTGACTATATGAGCGATGCCTTGGCAGCACAAGTAGGCGGCATTGGTATTGCACCTGGCGCTAACCTAAGTGACACAGTTGCCATGTTTGAAGCTACCCATGGCACTGCGCCAAAGATTGCTGGAAAAAACATCGCAAACCCAAGTTCATTAATACTCTCAGCTGAAATGATGCTTCGTCACATAGGATGGACAGAAGCTGCCGACCTTGTACTTAAAGGTGTTGCAAACGCGATTATCAGCAAACGCGTCACTAGTGACTTCTCAAGTCAAATGGAAGGTGCCACACAAGTAGGGACTGCTGAATTTGGTGACGAAATCATTGCCAATATGCAATAA
- a CDS encoding FAD-dependent oxidoreductase, whose translation MTAANLKTDVTIVGAGLVGLAAAVALAQAGYQVALVDSQAQQRLPYPADDWDQRIYAISPNNKRWLSQSGIWPLMDKDRIAEMQAMVIWGDTTSQPLRMHAEDVNADALGFIVEERLLKDALLQWIETSDVRVMTGNCLAIKSSSQQAILTLDSQQTIESTLLLAADGANSWVRQQLDVGVQHKDYEQTAIVANFLTEQSHEHIARQWFTHDAMGRGGVLAWLPLPENKISIVWSAPTSHADALMKLPLDVFANEVMQAGGSSLGVMSLLGKPASFPLTLKQANQFFVSSVVFIGDAAHRVHPMAGQGVNLGFRDVIDLLDLLKSKHTYQPINDSALLKQYARIRKADLLNMVSLTNGLYHLFESSHSMVKRVRNWGLSATNQQTIKKMLIENATSL comes from the coding sequence ATGACAGCCGCTAATTTAAAGACAGATGTGACGATTGTCGGCGCCGGACTCGTGGGGCTGGCTGCGGCTGTTGCCTTGGCTCAAGCTGGTTATCAAGTTGCGTTGGTCGATAGTCAAGCGCAGCAACGTTTGCCTTACCCTGCCGATGATTGGGATCAGCGTATTTATGCAATTAGCCCGAATAATAAGCGATGGCTAAGTCAGTCAGGTATCTGGCCATTAATGGATAAGGATCGTATCGCGGAGATGCAGGCGATGGTAATATGGGGCGATACAACATCGCAACCATTACGCATGCATGCTGAAGATGTAAATGCAGATGCCTTAGGTTTTATCGTAGAGGAGCGCTTGCTAAAAGATGCGCTACTTCAATGGATAGAGACGAGCGATGTGCGCGTCATGACAGGCAACTGCTTAGCGATTAAATCCTCTTCGCAGCAGGCAATATTGACATTGGATAGTCAGCAAACCATTGAAAGCACCTTGCTGCTTGCGGCTGATGGTGCTAATTCATGGGTTCGGCAGCAGCTTGATGTTGGGGTTCAGCATAAAGATTACGAACAAACGGCAATTGTTGCAAATTTCTTAACGGAACAGTCGCATGAGCACATCGCACGGCAGTGGTTTACGCATGACGCAATGGGTAGAGGTGGTGTGCTAGCGTGGTTGCCATTACCTGAAAACAAAATATCGATTGTCTGGTCTGCGCCCACGTCGCATGCTGATGCACTAATGAAGTTACCACTTGATGTTTTTGCAAATGAAGTCATGCAGGCGGGGGGCAGTAGCCTAGGTGTTATGTCTTTGCTAGGTAAGCCCGCAAGTTTCCCCTTGACGCTCAAGCAGGCAAATCAGTTTTTTGTTTCCTCTGTCGTGTTTATAGGTGATGCAGCGCACCGTGTTCACCCAATGGCGGGACAGGGCGTTAATTTAGGCTTTCGAGATGTAATTGATTTACTCGACTTGCTAAAAAGTAAGCATACTTATCAACCGATTAACGACAGTGCGTTGCTTAAACAATACGCTAGAATCAGAAAAGCTGACTTGTTGAACATGGTGTCCTTAACAAATGGGTTATACCATTTGTTTGAAAGCTCCCATTCTATGGTCAAGCGTGTAAGGAATTGGGGACTGTCTGCGACCAATCAGCAGACAATTAAAAAAATGTTAATTGAAAATGCCACTTCACTTTAA
- the aroC gene encoding chorismate synthase: protein MSGNTLGKLFTFTSFGESHGAAIGGIVDGCPPGLELSAEDLQIDLDRRKPGTSRHVTQRQEADMVEILSGVFEGKTTGAPIGLLIRNTDQRSQDYSKIMDTFRPGHADYTYTQKYGVRDYRGGGRSSARETAARVAAGAIAKKWLKERYGVSVRGYMSQLGEIDIPFESWDVVNDNPFFSPNVSILPTLEGYLDKIRAERDSVGARITVVAEHVPVGLGEPIFDRLDAEIAYAMMSINAVKGVEIGAGFSSIAQRGSVHSDEMTPQGFVTNHAGGILGGISTGQEIRVNVALKPTSSIPQERRSIDKNGNAVTMQTTGRHDPCVGVRATPIVEAMLAMVLMDHALRNRGQNADVLCSTPKIV, encoded by the coding sequence ATGTCTGGCAATACACTTGGCAAGCTTTTTACCTTTACATCATTTGGTGAGTCGCACGGTGCTGCGATTGGCGGTATCGTCGATGGCTGCCCACCTGGCTTGGAGTTGAGTGCCGAAGACTTGCAAATTGATTTAGATCGCCGTAAGCCAGGCACTTCTCGCCATGTGACACAACGTCAAGAGGCTGACATGGTAGAGATACTGTCAGGCGTGTTTGAAGGTAAAACCACTGGTGCCCCGATTGGTTTACTGATTCGCAATACCGATCAGCGCAGTCAAGATTACAGCAAGATTATGGATACATTCCGCCCAGGCCATGCAGACTACACCTATACGCAAAAATATGGGGTGCGCGATTATCGCGGAGGTGGCCGCTCAAGTGCGCGTGAAACAGCTGCACGTGTGGCTGCGGGTGCGATTGCCAAAAAATGGCTAAAAGAGCGTTATGGCGTTTCAGTGCGTGGTTATATGAGCCAATTAGGTGAAATTGATATTCCGTTTGAGAGCTGGGATGTTGTAAATGACAATCCATTTTTCTCACCTAATGTCAGCATCTTGCCAACACTTGAGGGCTATCTAGACAAAATTCGTGCAGAACGCGACTCTGTGGGTGCGCGTATTACTGTGGTGGCAGAACATGTGCCAGTAGGTCTAGGCGAGCCGATTTTTGACAGATTAGATGCTGAAATTGCATATGCCATGATGAGTATTAATGCAGTCAAAGGGGTTGAGATTGGTGCTGGTTTTTCCAGCATCGCACAGCGAGGTAGCGTGCATTCTGATGAAATGACACCGCAAGGGTTTGTCACCAATCACGCAGGTGGAATTTTAGGTGGAATTTCTACAGGGCAGGAAATCCGCGTGAATGTGGCATTAAAACCAACTTCTAGTATTCCACAAGAGCGACGTTCGATTGATAAAAACGGCAATGCAGTAACCATGCAAACGACAGGACGTCACGACCCATGTGTTGGTGTGCGAGCAACACCGATTGTTGAAGCAATGTTAGCGATGGTGCTGATGGATCATGCGTTGCGTAACCGTGGGCAAAATGCAGACGTGTTGTGTAGTACCCCTAAAATCGTATAA
- a CDS encoding pseudouridine synthase, translated as MIILFNKPFNVVCQFSPHDSPNPDNRHATLKDFIPIPDVYAAGRLDTDSEGLLILTDDGALQHRLSHPKHKEIKTYWVQVEGAPSDDDLQPLRLGVDLGDFVTLPAEVVVMDEPTGLWLRNPPIRERKAIPTAWLQIRISEGKNRQVRRMTAKVGFPTLRLIRYAIGRYTIDGIDIGQYKVLET; from the coding sequence ATGATAATTTTATTTAATAAACCATTTAACGTCGTGTGCCAATTTAGCCCGCATGACTCGCCGAATCCTGATAACAGGCACGCCACGTTAAAAGACTTTATCCCGATTCCTGATGTATATGCAGCTGGGCGTTTAGATACTGATAGTGAAGGTTTGCTTATTTTAACCGATGATGGGGCATTGCAACATCGTTTAAGTCATCCAAAACATAAAGAAATTAAAACTTACTGGGTACAAGTGGAGGGGGCGCCGTCTGACGATGACTTGCAACCACTTAGACTAGGGGTTGATTTGGGTGATTTTGTAACATTGCCAGCAGAGGTGGTGGTGATGGATGAGCCCACAGGCTTGTGGTTACGCAATCCACCTATTCGAGAACGTAAGGCGATACCGACAGCTTGGCTACAAATAAGAATTTCAGAAGGTAAAAATCGTCAAGTAAGGCGCATGACTGCAAAGGTTGGTTTTCCAACATTACGATTAATACGATATGCAATTGGGCGCTATACGATAGATGGTATCGATATTGGACAATATAAGGTATTAGAAACATGA
- a CDS encoding type II secretion system F family protein: MAANPKATKEVIYSWVGKDKKGKIVKGEMKASGESFVSATLRRQGVTVTKIKKQSSFASTGKVSDKDVTLFTRQLATMMKSGVPLLQTFDIVGKGHSNPAVSKLLSDIKSDVETGSSLSAAFRKYPLYFDALFCNLISAGEQAGILDTLLDRLATYKEKILAIKSKIKSALFYPVSILVVAFIITAVIMIFVIPAFKELFSSFGADLPTPTLVVMAISDIFVEWWWAIFGSIGFGLWFFFYTWKRSVSFQATMDRLLLKLPVFGELVRKATIARFARTMSTMFAAGVPLVEALDSVAGAAGNRVYYDATKRIQSEISTGTSLTVAMQNTDVFPNMVLQMTAIGEESGALDSMLSKVADFYEGEVDDAVEGLSSLMEPIIMVVLGVLIGGLVIAMYLPIFKLGQVVG, from the coding sequence ATGGCAGCCAATCCTAAAGCCACAAAGGAAGTTATTTATAGCTGGGTAGGTAAAGACAAAAAAGGGAAAATCGTTAAAGGTGAAATGAAAGCCTCTGGTGAGTCTTTCGTGAGTGCTACACTACGCCGCCAAGGTGTTACCGTCACCAAAATCAAAAAACAAAGCAGCTTTGCAAGTACAGGTAAGGTCTCTGATAAAGATGTAACATTGTTTACCCGCCAACTCGCCACCATGATGAAATCTGGCGTACCGTTATTACAGACTTTTGATATTGTCGGTAAAGGCCACAGCAACCCAGCCGTGTCAAAGTTATTAAGTGATATCAAGTCCGATGTAGAAACTGGTAGTAGCCTTAGTGCCGCATTCCGTAAATATCCATTGTACTTTGATGCACTATTCTGCAACCTGATTAGCGCAGGTGAACAAGCCGGTATTTTAGATACACTACTTGATAGACTCGCCACTTATAAAGAAAAGATTCTGGCGATTAAATCAAAAATTAAATCAGCACTCTTTTACCCCGTTTCAATTTTGGTTGTTGCCTTTATCATCACTGCCGTGATTATGATCTTCGTGATTCCTGCATTTAAGGAGTTGTTTAGCAGCTTTGGTGCAGACCTTCCAACACCAACGCTTGTTGTGATGGCAATTTCTGATATTTTTGTGGAGTGGTGGTGGGCTATCTTTGGCTCAATTGGATTTGGGCTTTGGTTCTTTTTCTATACATGGAAACGCTCTGTTTCTTTCCAAGCCACGATGGATAGACTGTTATTAAAACTACCAGTATTTGGTGAGTTAGTTCGGAAAGCAACTATCGCCAGATTTGCACGTACGATGTCTACCATGTTTGCTGCTGGCGTACCATTAGTCGAAGCCTTGGATTCAGTTGCCGGCGCAGCTGGCAATCGCGTGTATTACGATGCCACGAAAAGAATTCAAAGCGAAATCAGCACCGGGACCAGTTTAACGGTGGCAATGCAGAACACTGATGTTTTCCCTAACATGGTGCTACAAATGACCGCGATTGGTGAGGAGTCCGGTGCGTTGGACTCCATGTTGAGTAAAGTAGCGGACTTCTATGAAGGTGAGGTAGATGATGCCGTGGAAGGGTTATCGAGCTTAATGGAACCTATTATTATGGTCGTACTGGGCGTGCTAATCGGTGGTTTGGTAATTGCGATGTACTTACCAATATTCAAACTTGGTCAAGTTGTGGGCTAG
- a CDS encoding cold-shock protein: protein MATGTVKWFNDSKGFGFITPDDGGDDLFAHFSAIVESGYKSLKEGQRVSFDLTEGPKGKQASNIQKA, encoded by the coding sequence ATGGCAACAGGTACCGTAAAATGGTTTAATGATTCTAAAGGTTTTGGTTTTATTACACCTGATGATGGTGGTGACGATTTGTTCGCACACTTCTCAGCGATTGTAGAATCTGGTTATAAAAGCCTAAAAGAAGGCCAACGTGTGAGTTTTGATTTAACTGAAGGCCCAAAAGGTAAACAAGCTTCAAATATTCAGAAAGCTTAA
- a CDS encoding DsbC family protein produces MLKKIVSIALLSAFATFAVADEASVKKAVEAAYPKFKVEKVTKTPYAGLYEVFMGGQIIYTDEKLSFLIAEGRLVDPKTKKDITGERLEELTKIDFSTLPLNQAIKVVKGNGSRKLVVFSDVDCPFCKRLERNELSNITDVTIYTFLYPIEQLHPDAANKSKLIWCAKDRVKAWEDWILRDQLASSAGSCDVPLEKVGELARKIGVTSTPTLIFSDGKRMLGAQPYKEIERMLSAAKK; encoded by the coding sequence ATGTTAAAAAAGATCGTCAGTATTGCATTGCTAAGCGCATTTGCAACGTTTGCTGTGGCAGATGAAGCCAGTGTGAAAAAAGCGGTTGAAGCTGCTTACCCTAAGTTCAAAGTAGAGAAAGTGACAAAGACCCCTTATGCTGGGCTTTATGAAGTATTTATGGGTGGTCAGATCATTTATACAGATGAGAAGTTATCATTTTTGATCGCAGAGGGCCGTTTGGTTGACCCAAAAACTAAAAAAGATATCACGGGTGAGCGCTTGGAAGAGTTGACTAAAATTGACTTCTCTACCCTGCCGTTGAATCAGGCAATCAAGGTTGTTAAGGGAAATGGTAGCCGTAAGTTGGTTGTCTTCTCGGATGTTGATTGTCCTTTCTGCAAAAGGTTAGAGCGTAATGAGCTTAGCAATATTACTGACGTTACCATTTATACATTCTTGTACCCAATCGAACAGTTGCATCCTGATGCCGCAAATAAATCCAAATTGATTTGGTGCGCAAAAGACCGTGTAAAAGCTTGGGAAGATTGGATATTAAGAGATCAGTTAGCAAGTAGTGCAGGCAGTTGTGATGTTCCCTTAGAAAAAGTAGGGGAGCTAGCAAGAAAAATTGGTGTGACTAGCACACCTACCTTAATATTTTCTGATGGTAAACGTATGCTAGGAGCACAGCCCTATAAAGAAATTGAACGTATGTTGTCAGCTGCCAAAAAATAG
- a CDS encoding FAD-dependent monooxygenase: protein MISTSENIVIVGGGPVGMVLSLLLAKNNIGSTVLEVRKQGAANQDTRALALSYGTRRILEKLGVWQSLSAHATAINTIHVSQKGSLGRSVLQAFDYQQEALGYVLSYGALCTVLNAELERFPIIQLIDEAQADAITYDANQAMIRYSRQGEVFQLNTQLAVLADGGRSLEEAAGLKRETREYGHDALITKVSAELPHNNIAYERFAAEGPMALLPNGERDFSLVWTGKKALISPLLDLSDAEFLTQFHAQFGDRVGRFLTVEKRMTFPLKLSQLLEVNTPHLVVIGNAAQTMHPVAGQGFNVGLRDAEVLAQQIVHATTEIGGEEMLSAYRASRKTDTKNGLLFTDFLVNIFSNDILGFAKLRSTGLGLFDIVKPIKRHLVRKMSFGK, encoded by the coding sequence ATGATATCAACATCAGAAAATATCGTGATTGTAGGTGGCGGGCCAGTTGGTATGGTTTTATCCTTGCTGTTGGCTAAAAATAACATTGGCAGTACTGTGCTCGAGGTGCGTAAGCAAGGCGCAGCTAATCAAGATACGCGCGCGCTAGCTTTGTCTTATGGTACTCGGCGGATTCTTGAAAAACTAGGTGTTTGGCAATCTTTATCTGCTCACGCTACTGCCATCAACACGATTCATGTGTCACAGAAAGGTAGTTTAGGCCGTAGCGTTCTGCAGGCATTTGATTATCAGCAGGAGGCGCTTGGATACGTACTGTCCTATGGTGCTTTATGTACTGTGCTAAATGCCGAGTTAGAACGATTTCCAATCATCCAGTTGATTGATGAAGCACAGGCTGATGCGATTACCTATGATGCAAATCAGGCCATGATACGCTATAGCCGTCAAGGCGAGGTTTTCCAGTTAAATACTCAGTTAGCGGTACTGGCAGATGGCGGACGTAGCTTGGAAGAGGCCGCGGGTTTAAAACGCGAAACGAGAGAATATGGACATGATGCGTTAATCACTAAAGTAAGCGCGGAGTTGCCACATAATAATATTGCATACGAGCGATTTGCCGCTGAGGGCCCGATGGCCCTGTTGCCCAACGGTGAACGAGATTTTTCATTGGTTTGGACAGGTAAGAAAGCACTGATTTCGCCATTGCTTGATTTAAGTGATGCTGAGTTTCTCACTCAATTTCATGCCCAGTTCGGAGATAGGGTAGGGCGATTCTTAACCGTAGAAAAGCGCATGACCTTTCCATTGAAACTGTCACAGTTACTGGAAGTAAATACACCGCACTTGGTTGTGATTGGCAATGCTGCACAAACGATGCATCCTGTCGCTGGCCAAGGCTTTAATGTTGGGTTGCGCGATGCAGAGGTGTTAGCCCAACAAATAGTGCATGCCACTACAGAGATTGGTGGTGAGGAAATGTTATCGGCATATCGTGCCAGCAGAAAAACTGATACTAAAAATGGTCTTTTATTTACAGACTTTCTTGTCAATATTTTCTCCAATGACATTCTAGGTTTTGCTAAATTAAGAAGCACAGGTTTAGGCTTGTTTGATATCGTGAAGCCGATTAAACGTCACTTGGTGCGTAAAATGAGTTTTGGTAAATGA
- a CDS encoding type 1 glutamine amidotransferase: MKPVIIFRHFSSEGPGYFSEFLDEQRIPWSLIKIDEGDAVPTSIDAYSGMVLMGGPMSVNDDLPWIPPVLDLIRQAVDADVPVLGHCLGAQLMSKALGAEVTQNAIKEIGWGEVNVSVNDASQHWFGELESFNAFHWHGETFSLPEGAVHVLASKYCENQAYAISQKHLALQCHIEMTEDMVREWCVVGAEEVASAQQSPAVQDVETMQQTLPLHCFFLNKVANQVYQQWIKGLVN, translated from the coding sequence ATGAAACCAGTGATTATTTTTCGTCATTTTAGCAGTGAAGGCCCAGGCTACTTCTCTGAGTTTTTGGATGAACAACGGATTCCTTGGTCTTTAATTAAGATTGATGAAGGAGATGCTGTCCCGACTTCAATCGATGCATACAGTGGCATGGTGTTGATGGGCGGCCCGATGAGTGTGAATGATGATTTACCTTGGATACCGCCTGTGCTTGATTTAATTAGGCAGGCCGTGGATGCGGATGTGCCTGTATTAGGGCACTGTTTAGGCGCGCAGTTAATGAGCAAAGCTTTGGGCGCAGAGGTTACACAAAATGCGATTAAGGAGATTGGGTGGGGAGAGGTGAATGTCAGTGTCAATGATGCTTCTCAACATTGGTTTGGCGAGTTGGAGAGTTTTAACGCTTTTCATTGGCATGGTGAAACGTTCAGTTTGCCCGAGGGTGCTGTGCATGTCTTGGCAAGCAAGTATTGCGAAAATCAGGCATATGCCATTAGCCAAAAACATCTGGCTTTACAGTGTCATATAGAGATGACTGAGGACATGGTGCGTGAGTGGTGTGTGGTTGGTGCGGAGGAAGTTGCATCTGCGCAACAAAGTCCAGCGGTGCAGGATGTTGAAACCATGCAGCAAACATTACCGTTGCATTGCTTTTTTCTCAATAAAGTTGCAAATCAGGTGTATCAACAATGGATTAAAGGCTTGGTTAATTAA
- the pilB gene encoding type IV-A pilus assembly ATPase PilB, with protein MATATSQTKLSGLARTLIQEKLLSEDEARAVEAQASIVNASFISQLIQSKKLNALSIAEASAKAFGFPYFNLDSFNPDYLPAKQIDSKLAIGNRVLGLQARNNVLYVAISDPTNILALDSVQFQMGMNISPIVVEDDKLGRWIDKVIQSRDTSLKSLDVGNDDDFGFNDDGANAVEDEQVETEVDDAPVVRFLNKMLLDAINMGASDLHFEPYEKFYRVRYRVDGALREISQPPLAIKEKLASRIKVISSMDISEKRIPQDGRMKLVLSKTRAIDFRVSTLPLIHGEKIVMRILDPASATLGIEALGYEPIQKERLLNAVSRPYGLVLVTGPTGSGKTVSLYTCLNILNSPDVNISTAEDPCEIPLAGINQVNVNDKQGLTFAAALKSFLRQDPDIIMIGEIRDLETADMAIKAASTGHMVLSTLHTNDAPSTLTRLLNMGVAPFNIASAVSLITAQRLARRLCKHCKIPINIPKEALLSVGFIEEDFHESWQLYGHNPEGCELCNAGYKGRVGIYQVMPITDAISRIIMKNGTAHDIADQARLEGVNDLRRSGVLKVIQGLTSIEEVEACTNE; from the coding sequence ATGGCAACTGCAACCTCACAAACAAAACTAAGTGGTCTGGCAAGAACATTAATTCAAGAAAAACTGCTTTCTGAAGATGAGGCAAGAGCGGTAGAAGCACAGGCATCAATCGTCAATGCCTCATTTATTTCACAACTCATTCAAAGTAAAAAACTCAACGCATTAAGTATTGCAGAAGCCTCCGCTAAGGCTTTCGGCTTCCCTTACTTTAATCTTGATTCATTCAATCCAGACTACCTGCCTGCCAAACAAATTGATAGTAAATTAGCGATCGGCAACCGTGTATTAGGTCTACAAGCACGTAACAATGTGCTGTATGTGGCGATTTCAGATCCCACTAACATCCTCGCACTAGATAGTGTTCAATTCCAAATGGGTATGAACATTTCGCCAATTGTGGTGGAGGACGACAAACTCGGGCGTTGGATAGATAAAGTTATTCAATCCAGAGACACCAGCCTTAAATCGCTTGACGTAGGTAACGACGATGATTTTGGCTTTAATGATGATGGCGCGAATGCTGTTGAAGACGAACAAGTAGAAACTGAAGTTGACGATGCGCCTGTCGTGCGTTTTCTTAACAAGATGCTGCTAGATGCTATTAATATGGGGGCATCGGATTTACATTTTGAACCTTACGAGAAATTTTATCGTGTCCGTTATCGGGTTGATGGTGCATTACGGGAAATTAGCCAACCCCCTCTCGCTATTAAAGAAAAGTTGGCCTCACGTATTAAAGTAATTTCAAGCATGGACATCTCGGAAAAGCGTATTCCGCAAGATGGTCGGATGAAACTTGTATTATCAAAGACACGCGCCATTGATTTTCGTGTCAGCACATTGCCGCTCATTCATGGTGAAAAAATTGTAATGCGGATTTTAGATCCCGCCAGTGCAACACTGGGTATTGAAGCACTAGGCTATGAACCCATCCAAAAAGAACGCTTATTGAATGCGGTAAGTCGGCCTTACGGCTTAGTATTGGTGACGGGGCCTACAGGTTCCGGTAAAACCGTTTCACTCTATACATGTTTAAATATTTTAAACAGCCCTGATGTGAATATATCTACCGCTGAGGATCCATGTGAAATCCCGCTTGCAGGTATTAATCAGGTCAATGTGAATGACAAACAAGGGCTTACGTTTGCAGCTGCCTTAAAATCGTTCTTAAGGCAGGATCCAGACATCATCATGATTGGTGAAATCCGTGACTTAGAAACAGCAGATATGGCGATTAAAGCTGCCTCTACCGGCCACATGGTGCTTTCTACTTTACATACGAATGATGCGCCATCCACATTAACGCGCTTGCTCAACATGGGCGTTGCCCCATTTAATATTGCATCCGCCGTGTCACTCATTACTGCGCAGCGTTTAGCAAGACGCTTATGCAAACACTGTAAGATTCCTATCAACATCCCTAAAGAGGCGCTCTTGAGTGTAGGCTTTATTGAAGAAGACTTTCATGAAAGCTGGCAGCTTTACGGACACAACCCAGAAGGGTGTGAGCTCTGTAACGCAGGCTACAAAGGGCGCGTAGGTATCTATCAGGTAATGCCAATCACTGATGCTATTAGTCGCATTATTATGAAAAATGGTACAGCACATGATATTGCAGACCAAGCTAGACTAGAAGGCGTTAATGATTTACGTCGATCAGGCGTACTTAAAGTAATTCAGGGCTTAACATCGATTGAAGAAGTAGAAGCATGCACCAATGAATAA